The Lachnospiraceae bacterium oral taxon 500 genome window below encodes:
- a CDS encoding ABC transporter ATP-binding protein, producing the protein MVSYFMKRYAMSEKGAINLKKAILSHTLVNLTKLFSPIIAFMFLFQYIGILKGVESYNFTPVHYMALIVVMMIVMFLIARWDYVRLYTNVYNESASSRIDLAERLKKLPLSYFAKRDLADLAETMMNDMNLYETIFSHAVPHIYSTAISTSIIAFMLVIYNWKLALAALWVIPISILIIFLTKKSQKKIVQSWIDDNRMVFDDLQEKIEQIEQIKSYNLEERMLNDFFEKLNKSTKQKTKGEVVAGTLTGVATAILKLGIISVAVIGVNMLMAGEVSVLVYIAFLMLTTSIYLPIEGIITFMSMIVMLDAVVGRIKEIKTMPVQEGKKHMNIKNYDIEFKDVHFGYDDYSVINGVSFTAKQGEITALIGSSGSGKTTLTKLAARFWDVDKGEISIGGEDVSEIDPEVLLKNFSIVFQDVTLFNSSIKDNIKIGKKGATDEEIVRAAKIARCYEFINKMPEGIDTIIGENGQRLSGGERQRISIARAILKDAPIILLDEASASLDVENESFIQEALSELIKEKTVMVIAHRLRTIRNADKIVLLNAGKIEAMGTDDELCKSSKYYKNMLEKSIAG; encoded by the coding sequence ATGGTTTCTTATTTTATGAAACGCTATGCCATGTCGGAAAAAGGAGCGATTAACTTAAAAAAAGCCATCCTTTCGCACACCCTTGTTAATTTAACAAAATTATTTTCGCCCATCATTGCCTTTATGTTTTTATTCCAGTATATAGGCATTTTAAAAGGCGTTGAGAGCTATAATTTTACTCCTGTTCATTATATGGCACTAATTGTAGTGATGATGATAGTGATGTTTTTAATAGCAAGGTGGGATTATGTAAGGCTTTACACCAATGTGTACAACGAGAGTGCAAGTTCAAGAATTGATTTGGCGGAAAGATTAAAGAAATTACCTCTTTCTTATTTTGCTAAAAGAGATTTGGCAGACCTTGCTGAAACCATGATGAATGACATGAACTTATATGAAACAATTTTTTCTCACGCTGTACCTCATATATATTCAACGGCTATCTCCACAAGCATTATTGCTTTCATGCTCGTTATCTATAATTGGAAGCTTGCGCTTGCAGCGTTATGGGTGATTCCTATTTCCATCCTGATAATATTCTTAACAAAGAAAAGCCAGAAGAAAATAGTACAAAGCTGGATAGACGATAACCGCATGGTATTTGATGATTTACAGGAAAAGATAGAGCAGATTGAACAAATAAAATCTTACAATTTAGAAGAACGAATGCTGAATGATTTTTTTGAAAAATTAAACAAATCCACAAAACAGAAAACGAAAGGGGAAGTTGTTGCCGGAACGCTTACAGGAGTAGCTACTGCAATTTTAAAGCTTGGAATTATAAGTGTTGCCGTTATCGGAGTAAACATGCTTATGGCAGGTGAGGTAAGTGTGCTGGTTTATATAGCTTTTCTAATGCTGACAACAAGCATTTATCTTCCTATAGAAGGAATCATCACCTTCATGTCCATGATAGTTATGCTTGATGCTGTTGTTGGAAGAATAAAGGAAATAAAAACTATGCCTGTCCAAGAGGGTAAAAAGCATATGAACATCAAAAATTATGATATTGAGTTCAAGGATGTTCATTTCGGTTATGATGATTATTCCGTTATAAACGGTGTGAGTTTTACGGCAAAGCAGGGTGAAATTACGGCTCTAATCGGCTCAAGCGGAAGTGGAAAAACAACACTTACCAAGCTTGCTGCAAGATTTTGGGATGTAGATAAGGGGGAAATCTCTATAGGCGGAGAGGATGTAAGTGAGATTGATCCGGAAGTACTCCTTAAAAATTTCTCTATAGTATTTCAAGATGTTACTCTCTTTAATTCAAGCATCAAAGATAATATAAAAATCGGTAAAAAAGGAGCTACGGACGAAGAGATTGTAAGAGCAGCTAAAATAGCAAGATGCTATGAATTTATTAATAAAATGCCGGAAGGGATAGATACCATAATAGGGGAGAATGGACAAAGACTTTCAGGAGGAGAAAGACAGAGAATATCCATAGCAAGAGCTATTCTGAAAGACGCACCGATTATACTTCTCGATGAGGCTAGTGCTTCTCTTGATGTTGAGAATGAGAGTTTTATTCAAGAAGCACTGTCCGAACTTATAAAAGAAAAGACGGTTATGGTAATTGCCCATAGATTAAGAACGATTAGAAATGCAGATAAAATCGTTTTGTTAAATGCTGGGAAAATAGAAGCCATGGGAACTGATGATGAACTTTGTAAAAGTTCAAAATATTATAAAAATATGTTAGAAAAATCTATCGCAGGTTAA